A stretch of DNA from Methylosinus sp. LW4:
GGCGCGTCGAGCCGCAATTGCTCGATCTCGCCTATCGACGCGGCCTGCCTCTGGTCGCCACCAACGAGCCCTTTTTCGCCACGGCGACGGATTTCGAGGCGCATGACGCGCTGCTCTGCATCGCCGAGGGCACAGTGACCAGCGTCGCCGAGCGCCGGCGGCTCTCACCGCAGCATTATTTCAAGACGCGCAAGGAGATGCTCGCGCTCTTCGCCGATCTCCGCGAGGCGACGGATGCGACGGTCGAGATCGCGCGGCGCGTCGCCTTTCGTCCGCTGACGCGCAAGCCCATCATGCCGCGCTTCATGCTGGACGGCGAAGGGGGAGGGGAATCCCTCGAGGATATTGAGGCGCGCGAATTGCGCCGACAGGCGAAGGAGGGCCTCGAGGCGCGCCTCCTCGCGCAGCCGCCGGCCCCGGGGCAGACCCGCGAATCCTATGACGCGCGGCTCGAATTCGAGCTCGACACGATCGAGAAGATGCGCTTTCCGGGCTACTTCCTGATCGTCTCCGACTTTATCAAATATGCGAAATCACAAGGAATTCCGGTGGGGCCGGGGCGCGGCTCGGGCGCCGGCTCGCTGGTCGCCTATGCGCTGACCATCACCGATCTCGATCCTCTGCGCTTCGGCCTCTTCTTCGAGCGCTTCCTCAATCCCGAACGCATGTCGATGCCGGATTTCGACATCGACTTTTGTCAGACGCGGCGCGGCGAGGTCATCGACTATGTCCGCGAGCGCTATGGCGCCGAGAAGGTGGCGCAGATCATCACCTTCGGCTCCTTCCTGGCGCGCGGCGTGCTGCGCAGCGTCGGCCGCGTTCTGGAAATGCCGCTGGGACAGGTCGACAAGCTCGCCAAGCTGGTGCCGCAGAATCCGGCGAAGCCCGTGACTTTGGCCGAGGCCGTCTCCGGCGAGCAGAAATTGCGCGAGGCGATCGACGAGGACGAGAAGGTCGCCCGCCTGTTCAAGATCGCCGGCGCGCTCGAGGGGCTCTATTCCAACGCCTCGACCCACGCCGCTGGCGTCGTCATCGGCGACCGGCCGCTCGACGCGCTGGTGCCGCTCTATCGCGATCCCAAATCCGATATGCCGGCCACCCAGTTCAACATGAAATGGGTGGAGCCGGCCGGCCTCATCAAATTCGACTTTCTCGGCCTCAAGACGCTGACCGTGCTGGCGACGGCCGTCGATCTCGTGCGCCGGCGCGCGGCGGATTTCGATCTCGCCACTATTCCGCTCGACGATTCCGAGACTTACCAAATGCTCGGGCGCGGTGAGACGGTGGGCGTGTTCCAGCTGGAAAGCGCCGGCATGCGCAAGGCGCTGGTCGAGATGCACGCCGATCATTTCGAGGACATCATCGCCCTCGTCGCGCTCTACCGGCCGGGTCCTATGGCCAATATCCCGACCTATTGCGCGGTGAAGCTCGGCGACGAGGAGCCCGACTACATCCACCCCAAGATCGAGCACATCCTGAAGGAGACATTCGGCGTCATCATCTACCAGGAGCAGGTGATGCAGATCGCCCAGGTCCTGTCCGGCTATTCGCTGGGCGAGGCCGATCTGCTGCGCCGCGCCATGGGCAAGAAGATCAAGGCGGAGATGGACGCCCAGCGCGAGCGCTTCGTCACCGGCGCGGTGGAGCGCGGGCTCACGGCGCAAAAGGCCAGCGATATCTTCGACCTGCTGGCGAAATTCGCCGATTACGGCTTCAACAAGAGCCATGCCGCGGCCTATGCGCTGATCGCCTATCAGACCGCCTGGTTCAAGGCGCATTATCCGGTGGAGTTTTTGGCCGCCTCCATGACGCTCGACAAGGGCAACACCGACAAGCTGGCCGAATTCCGCAATGAGGCGCAGCGGCTCGGCATTGCGGTCGAGCCGCCCTCCATCCGCCGTTCGGGCGTCGATTTCGACGTCGCGCCCGGCGCCGACGGCAAGCTCGCCATTCGCTATGCGCTCTCCGCTGTCAAAGGCGTCGGCGAGGGGCAGGCGGAGGCGATCGTGCGGACGCGCGGCGCCGCGCCTTTCCGCAGCCTCTCTGACTTCGCCCGGCGGATCAATCCGCGCGAGGTCAATAAGAAGGTGCTGGAGAATCTCGCCTGCTGCGGCGCCTTCGACGAGCTCGACGCCGACCGCGCCCGCGTCGTCGGCGCAATCGAGACGATTCTCGCTTGCGCCAATCGCTGCGCCGAGGACCGGCAGGCCGGACAGAATGCGCTGTTCGGCGGCGCGGAGGCGGAGGAGGAGCTGGTCCTACCGAAGAGCCAGCCCTGGACGGCCTCCGAGAAGCTGAAGCGCGAATTCGACGCCGCCGGCTTCTTCCTCTCCGGCCATCCGCTCGACGCCTATGCGGGCGTGCTCGGCCGGTTGCGGCTGACGCGCTGGACGGAGTTCATCATCGCCGTGAAGCGCGGAGCGAGCGCCGGGCGGCTCGCCGCGGTGGTGCTCGACCGCGCCGAGCGACGCACAAAGTCCGGCTCCAAAATGGGCGTCGTCCAGCTCTCGGACGACAGCGGGCAATATGAGGCGATCCTGTTTCAGGAGGGGCTCAACCAATATCGCGACCTTTTGGAGAAGGGCGCGACCGTGCTGGTGACGCTCTCCGCCGCGCTCGAGGGCGAGGATGTGCGGGCGCGCATCACCGAGGTGCAGCCGCTCGCGGCCGCCGCCGCCAAGGCGCAAAAAGGGCTGCGGATCTTCCTTCAGGACGCCGCGCCGCTCGACGCGCTGAAGTCGCGGCTCACGACGCGGGGCGAGGGCGAGGTCTCGATCGTGGTCGCGCTGGAGCGCATGGCGAGCGAGGTGGAGATCAAGCTGCCGGGCGGCTATTCCGTCTCGGCCGATGTCGCCGGGGCGCTGAAAACCATTCCCGGCGTGCTCGCCGTGGAGCATGTCTGAGGCTCCGCCAAAGCTAATGCAGCATATTAGGTAATTATGCTTATTTATTGAGATAATTGCGTAATATTGCTGATGCGCGACTTTGCCTCGGCGCTCTCGCCGACGGCCTGCGACGCCGCGCCTCTTCTTGTCGACGTGAGATGCGCCTATCTTGTAGCAGGGTCCGTGGCAGGCGGAGCCCGCTCGATCGGGGTGGCGGAAATGGACGCTGCGATCGCCTTTCTCGGAAAGCTCGACGCGGGCTTTCTTCCCCTCGTCGTCATCGGCGCATTCGGCGGCTGGCTCGTCGGCGCGCTGCTGCGAAGCTCCGATCAGCTCTTCTCCGATATGGCGATCGGCGTCGCCGGCGCTTGGCTCGGCGCGCAATTCGCCGAATTCTGCGGGCTCGTTCTCGACGACTCGATCGGCCATTTCCTCGCCGGCATGCTCGGGTCCATAATCGGCGTCTCGCTCTGGGCGCGAGTCGACGGCGCGACTCCTCTTCGGCCGGGCGAAAGGCCGAGACATTAGGCGCAACCCATGACCGTCCTCCTCGATCTCCTCAACGATGACCCGCGCAAGCGCGATGCGGCCGCGCTCCGCCACCCGGAAAAGGCGCATCGGCCGGACACGCCGCTCGCGCGCAAGCCGGACTGGATCCGCGTCAAGGCGCCGGGCTCTGCGGCCTGGCGCGAGACCGGCGCGATCCTGCGCGGCGGCGGACTCTCCACCGTCTGCCAGGAGGCCTCCTGCCCGAATATCGGCGAATGCTGGGAGCAGAAGCACGCGACCTTCCTCGTCATGGGGGCGGTGTGCACGCGCGCCTGCGCCTTCTGCAATGTGGCCACCGGCCTGCCGGCGGCGCTCGACCCCACCGAGCCGGAGCGCGTGGCGGAAGCGACGGCCAAGCTCGGCCTCGCCCATGTGGTGGTCACCTCGGTCGATCGCGACGATCTCGACGACGGCGGGGCGGGACATATCGCGCAGACGATCCGCGCCATACGCGCCGCCTGTCCGACGACGACGATCGAGGTGCTGACGCCAGATTTTCTGCGCAAGGAGGGCGCGCTCGAGAAAGTCGTCGCGGCGCGGCCGGATGTGTTCAACCATAATCTCGAGACCGTGCCGTCCCTCTATGTGACGGTGCGGCCGGGCGCGCGCTATTTCCATTCGCTGCGGCTGCTGCAGCGGGTCAAGGAGCTCGACCCCGCCATCTTCACCAAATCCGGCCTGATGGTCGGGCTCGGCGAGACGCGCAACGAGATTCTCCAGGTGATGGACGATCTGCGCGTGGCCGATGTAGACTTCCTCACCATCGGCCAATATCTGCAGCCGACCCGCAAGCATCACGAGGTCGCGCGCTTCGTGACGCCGCAGGAGTTCGAGGCGCTTTCCACCATCGCCTACGCCAAGGGTTTCTCCATGGTCTCCGCCTCGCCGCTCACCCGCTCCTCGCACCATGCGGGCGCGGATTTCGAGCGGCTGCGGGAGAAGCGGCTCGGCGCGTCTCGATGATCTCCTTCAGCGCGGCGGCATTGTTCATCGCCGGCTCGCGCGAGGAGAAAACCAGCGTCACCATATTGCCGCGGCCGAGCGCGCGCAGGCGCTTCAGCTCCTGCGGGCAGGTTTCGCGCAGCTCGCGGGCGTAGCGTGTCTTGAACTCCCGCCAGCGTTGGGGCGAATGGGCGTACCAGCGGCGCAGAGCGTCGCTCGGCGCGACGAGGCGATCCCATTCGTCGAGCGCGGCCTTCGCTTTGGAGAGGCCGCGCGGCCACAGGTGATCGACGAGGATGCGCTTGCCGTCCTCGGCGCTCGCCGGCTCATAGGCGCGCTTGATCTTGAACATGATTTTCCCCGGGCCGAGGCCGCTGGGGACGCAGATAGGGCGAAGGGCGGCGAGGTCTTCCGCTCGAAAACGCCGTTTTCGCGCCTTCCGCAATAGTGGTAATAGCTTCGCCCATGAAGAGCTTCCGCAACCGCCGCCGCGTGAACTTCCGCGCCGACGACATGTTCGCTTTGGTCAAGGATGTCGAATCCTATCCCAAATTCGTGCCGCTCTGCGAGGCGCTGCGCGTGCGCCGCCGCAGCACGACGGAGGAGGGGGTGGAGGTCATCCTCGCGGAGATGCAGGTGGGCTTCAAGGCGGTGTGCGAGCGCTTCACCAGCCGCGTGACCTGCGATCCGAACAAGCGCGAGATCCTCGTCGAATATGTCGATGGCCCGTTCAAGAAGCTCGAAAATCGCTGGACCTTCGCCGACGAGCCGGCCGGGCCGGATGGCGGCGCTCGCTCGGTCGTCGATTTCTACATCAATTACGAGTTCCGCAGCCGCACGCTCGGGCTGGTGATGGGGGCGATGTTCGACTCCGCCTTCCACAAATATTCGGACGCTTTCGTCAAGCGCGCCGGCGAGGTCTATGGCCGCCGCTGAGCGGCTTCTATCATCAGCTCCAGCGCTTGAACGACCGCGGCCCGCCGGATCGCCTCGCGCGTCTCGGGGCCGAAGCGGCGCTCGACATGCTCCACGCCGAAGCCTTTTCGCAGGCAGGCGAAATGGACGAGGCCCACGGGCTTCTCCGCGCTGCCGCCGCCGGGGCCGGCTATGCCCGTGATCGAAACGGCGATATCGGCGAAGGAGCGCTCGACGGCGCCGCTCGCCATGGCCCGCGCCGTCTCGGCGCTGACGGCGCCATAGCGCTCGAGAATGTCGTGAGGGACGCCGAGCATCTCCTCCTTGGCGGCGTTGGAATAGGTGACGAAGCCGCGATCGAAGGCGTCCGAGGAGCCGGCGATATCGGTGATCGCCCCGGCGACGAGCCCACCGGTGCAGGATTCGGCCGTTGCGATGCGCAGAGACTGCGCGCGGCAGAGGTCGAGCAGATGTTCGGCGAGGCGGGGCAGGTCGGGAGTGGGCATGTCGCAACGAGCTCGAACGGCTTGGATGGCGAGCATAATACCGCCCGCCGCGCCATCAAAGCGTCGCCGTCGGGCCGGGGCGGAGTCGATGAGGCGCGTGAGCAGACCTCCCCCCACACCCCCGACCTCACGCCGCGCGCGCGTCCCGCGTCGCCGCTACGCGCAAGCGGGCGACCAGATCGATCAATTCGCGCGTGCGGGCGGTGAGATCGACGTTGGCGCGCGAGGAGCGCGTCGCGATCACGGCGTTCTCGCGCGTCGCCCGATCGATCTCGCCGATCGCGAGGCAGACGCCGCCGAGGCTCGCGGCCTGCTCCTTCGCCGCTGCGGCGACCTCCGCCACCAGAGCGTCGGAGGCCGCGGTCAGCTCGGCGACTTCCGTCAAGGCGCGGCTCGTCTCATTCACGAGACCGACGCCGCGCTTCACCTGTATCTGAGCGGTGGAGACGAGCTGGCCGATCTCCTTCGCCGCCTGCAAGGAGCGCTGCGCGAGCGAGCGTACTTCCGAGGCGACCACGGCGAAGCCGCGGCCGGCCTCGCCGCTGCGCGCCGCCTCGACGCCGGCGTTGAGCGCGAGAAGATTGGTCTGAAAGGCGATCTCGTCGATGATGTCGACGATTTGGCCGATCTGCCGGGACGACGCCTCTATCGCGCTCATCGCGCCGATCGACTCGCGCAGGACGTCGCCGCCGCGCCGCGCGCTACCGCTGGCGCGCAGCACGAGATCGCGAACCTCGGCCGTCGTTTCGGCGGTGTGGCCGATCGCGGCCGTCGAGCGGTCGAGATCGGCGGTCGCTTTCTCGAGATCGACGGCCTGCCTTTCGCTGCGATCTGCGAGGCGGCCGGCGACCTCGGCGGCCTCCGCCGTCCCGTCGAGAACGGAGCGCGAATTGGCCGCCACCGCCGCTATGGCGCGGCGCAACTTCTCCACCGCTATGTTGAAATTCTGGCGCAGCGCCTCGTATTCGGCGGCGAAAGCCTCGTCGATCCGATAGGTCAGCTCGCCCTGGGAGAGATTTTCCAGCCCGCGGGCGAGGGCGGCGACGACCGCCGCCTGGTTTTCCGCCGTGCGGCGACGCTCCGCCTCCGCCATTTCCCGCAGCTCGGCCGCCGCTC
This window harbors:
- the dnaE gene encoding DNA polymerase III subunit alpha, with the translated sequence MSAIDAVGFVHLHVHTAFSLREGALTLSRVIDLAQKDQMPALAVTDTDNLFGALEFSEKAAKAGVQPIPGVQLNVDFGDGSQNVAGGADGRGHIVLIAQSEQGYSNLIRLASRAYLEPEQGEASHISLASLAESCEGLIALTGGSEGGLDTLFAKGRAEQALARLEALLPLFDGRLYVEIQRHGLATQRRVEPQLLDLAYRRGLPLVATNEPFFATATDFEAHDALLCIAEGTVTSVAERRRLSPQHYFKTRKEMLALFADLREATDATVEIARRVAFRPLTRKPIMPRFMLDGEGGGESLEDIEARELRRQAKEGLEARLLAQPPAPGQTRESYDARLEFELDTIEKMRFPGYFLIVSDFIKYAKSQGIPVGPGRGSGAGSLVAYALTITDLDPLRFGLFFERFLNPERMSMPDFDIDFCQTRRGEVIDYVRERYGAEKVAQIITFGSFLARGVLRSVGRVLEMPLGQVDKLAKLVPQNPAKPVTLAEAVSGEQKLREAIDEDEKVARLFKIAGALEGLYSNASTHAAGVVIGDRPLDALVPLYRDPKSDMPATQFNMKWVEPAGLIKFDFLGLKTLTVLATAVDLVRRRAADFDLATIPLDDSETYQMLGRGETVGVFQLESAGMRKALVEMHADHFEDIIALVALYRPGPMANIPTYCAVKLGDEEPDYIHPKIEHILKETFGVIIYQEQVMQIAQVLSGYSLGEADLLRRAMGKKIKAEMDAQRERFVTGAVERGLTAQKASDIFDLLAKFADYGFNKSHAAAYALIAYQTAWFKAHYPVEFLAASMTLDKGNTDKLAEFRNEAQRLGIAVEPPSIRRSGVDFDVAPGADGKLAIRYALSAVKGVGEGQAEAIVRTRGAAPFRSLSDFARRINPREVNKKVLENLACCGAFDELDADRARVVGAIETILACANRCAEDRQAGQNALFGGAEAEEELVLPKSQPWTASEKLKREFDAAGFFLSGHPLDAYAGVLGRLRLTRWTEFIIAVKRGASAGRLAAVVLDRAERRTKSGSKMGVVQLSDDSGQYEAILFQEGLNQYRDLLEKGATVLVTLSAALEGEDVRARITEVQPLAAAAAKAQKGLRIFLQDAAPLDALKSRLTTRGEGEVSIVVALERMASEVEIKLPGGYSVSADVAGALKTIPGVLAVEHV
- a CDS encoding GlsB/YeaQ/YmgE family stress response membrane protein; its protein translation is MDAAIAFLGKLDAGFLPLVVIGAFGGWLVGALLRSSDQLFSDMAIGVAGAWLGAQFAEFCGLVLDDSIGHFLAGMLGSIIGVSLWARVDGATPLRPGERPRH
- the lipA gene encoding lipoyl synthase, with product MTVLLDLLNDDPRKRDAAALRHPEKAHRPDTPLARKPDWIRVKAPGSAAWRETGAILRGGGLSTVCQEASCPNIGECWEQKHATFLVMGAVCTRACAFCNVATGLPAALDPTEPERVAEATAKLGLAHVVVTSVDRDDLDDGGAGHIAQTIRAIRAACPTTTIEVLTPDFLRKEGALEKVVAARPDVFNHNLETVPSLYVTVRPGARYFHSLRLLQRVKELDPAIFTKSGLMVGLGETRNEILQVMDDLRVADVDFLTIGQYLQPTRKHHEVARFVTPQEFEALSTIAYAKGFSMVSASPLTRSSHHAGADFERLREKRLGASR
- a CDS encoding DUF488 domain-containing protein, coding for MFKIKRAYEPASAEDGKRILVDHLWPRGLSKAKAALDEWDRLVAPSDALRRWYAHSPQRWREFKTRYARELRETCPQELKRLRALGRGNMVTLVFSSREPAMNNAAALKEIIETRRAASPAAARNPRPHGARSG
- a CDS encoding type II toxin-antitoxin system RatA family toxin, whose amino-acid sequence is MKSFRNRRRVNFRADDMFALVKDVESYPKFVPLCEALRVRRRSTTEEGVEVILAEMQVGFKAVCERFTSRVTCDPNKREILVEYVDGPFKKLENRWTFADEPAGPDGGARSVVDFYINYEFRSRTLGLVMGAMFDSAFHKYSDAFVKRAGEVYGRR
- a CDS encoding CinA family protein, whose translation is MPTPDLPRLAEHLLDLCRAQSLRIATAESCTGGLVAGAITDIAGSSDAFDRGFVTYSNAAKEEMLGVPHDILERYGAVSAETARAMASGAVERSFADIAVSITGIAGPGGGSAEKPVGLVHFACLRKGFGVEHVERRFGPETREAIRRAAVVQALELMIEAAQRRP
- a CDS encoding methyl-accepting chemotaxis protein, which gives rise to MKITSSIAGKLGAVIALLGALALGLSLFAFWQSRHDAGRMDALEASYAFALQARGLAQSVQHSAIVANSVFASDSKAEIEGKLGTLRRTLDELRAASEALLARADGRIPDERKTRIALAVQEFVSYQNDTVELGLSISPKAALLQANDEATIANREKMVAEMETFVRGTLDGLAAERHARENVRGREEALTFAVPAAVTSVALIAAIWIVATQIRRPLATIARAMKRAADGDFDASVPYVERRDEIGDMARALLAFEAAARDKRRLEQEAEAQRRAAAELREMAEAERRRTAENQAAVVAALARGLENLSQGELTYRIDEAFAAEYEALRQNFNIAVEKLRRAIAAVAANSRSVLDGTAEAAEVAGRLADRSERQAVDLEKATADLDRSTAAIGHTAETTAEVRDLVLRASGSARRGGDVLRESIGAMSAIEASSRQIGQIVDIIDEIAFQTNLLALNAGVEAARSGEAGRGFAVVASEVRSLAQRSLQAAKEIGQLVSTAQIQVKRGVGLVNETSRALTEVAELTAASDALVAEVAAAAKEQAASLGGVCLAIGEIDRATRENAVIATRSSRANVDLTARTRELIDLVARLRVAATRDARAA